AGGATGTGAAATCGTGCCTCCCGTGAAGTATCTGTACCGCCTCATCCATTTTCTCCACATCAAGCGGCTTTGCTTCGTGATGAACAAAGCGCGGTACGAATACCGAACGCTCCGAGCGATTCAAAATATAGTAATGGTATTCACGCCACCGCGGGTCGCGGCGCGCATCAAAGTCTGGATCGACTTCCTCGGCTTCTTTAATCGCGATATTGTTGGGAAGCATTGCGTTCATCGAGTACGGAATGCGGCGCGTGGGCATGTCTGAGGTCGTCCGAAAGTTGACCACCTGCCCGAACGCGTGAACGCCGGCGTCTGTCCGCCCGGCAACCGTCGAGTCTATGGGCTCGCCGAGAAGTGTGCTCAGCGTAGCGTCGACTACACCCTGCAGCGTGGGCACTCCTTGCTTTTGTTGCTTTTGCCAGCCGCTATATTTCGAACCATCGTATTCTAACGTTAATTTAATATTTCTCATTAGATGAGTGGCATCCTCCCTATCGCAATTATAGCAGCAAATATGAGCGCCACAGCACTGAACGCGTAGATATCGGAGGCTTTTAGGGTGAGGCGACGCATCCTGGTGCGCCCTTCCCCGCCGCGATACGCTCGGGACTCCATCGCTTCGGCAAGTTCGTCCGCACGCCGGAATACGTTAACCAGCAGCGGGATAAGCACTGGAATATAGCTATTTGCCCTGGTGAACGGATTTCTTGCATCAAATCTGGCGCCGCGCGACATCTGAGCGCGAACGATTTTGTCAGCTTCTACAGCAAGTATCGGGATGAAACGCAGTGCTATTGTCATCATCATTGCAAGTTCGTGGGCCGGCAGCCCAATCCGCTTAAGCGGTGTCAGAAGCGACTCGATGGCGTCGGTAAGCTCGATAGGTGTCGAGGTAAGCGTTAAAAACGACGCGCCTGTAACTAATGCGATAAAGCGCACGCCAAGCAGAAGCCCTGCCCAAAAACCGGTTACGCTTATATAGACGGGACCAAGATGCAGCCACGGCCCGTTATCGGTAAAAATATGTATGAGTACGGTAAAAACCAGCACAAAAAGAAGCGGACGCACCCCCTGAACGACGAAGGCTAGCGGAAGCTCAGCTATTAATGCAATGCAAACAATCGCCGCGGCCACAACGAGAAAGCCGGTGAAATTGCCGATCAAGAACACGGCGATCGAAAACAGCAATACGAGCACAAGCTTCACTCGCGGATCGGCATGATGTACGATTGAATCTCCTGGATAGTACTGACCGATGGTAAAACCGCTCGCTACCGACATTGTTTCTCCTTTAACGAGGCGCAAACCGCCTCAACCGTAGACGCAACCGACGGTGACGCCGGTACTACGTTAAGCCCTCTTCCCCGCAGCTTTGCGACAAGCTCGACGGTATGCGGTATGCCTAAACCAATGCGGGTAAGCGCTTCGTGCCGGTTAAAGACATCGGCAGGCGCCCCGTCGAATATAATCTCCCCGTTATCCAACACGACTACGCGAGAGGCGTTTTCGGCAATTTCGTCCATGTCGTGGTTAACCATCACAATTGTTGTACCGGTACTATTGAGACTGCGTAACAGCGCTATGAGATGCATGCGTCCGTTATGGTCGAGACCGCTGGTCGGCTCATCTAAAACCAGCATTCGAGGCTTCATCGCTAACACGCCAGCTATCGCGACCAGGCGTTTTTCCCCGCCGCTTAAAGCTAACGGAGACCGTTCGCTATAGCGAACATAATTAAGGCCAATACATTCGAGCGAATCACGAACGCGTGTGTCAATCTCCCCTTTTGAGAGCCCCATATTTTTTAAACCGTAGGCCACATCGCGTGCAACGGTTTCTTCGAAGAGCTGATTCTCCGGGAATTGAAATAGCAGGCCAACATCACGCCTAACCTCATGCGGCTGGATATCGATACCGATTTGTTTACCGGAAAAGAAAACGGTTCCTGTGGTTGGCGTTAAGAGCCCATTGAAATGCTGGATGAGTGTCGATTTACCGGAGCCCGTCGCCCCGGCAATCGCAACAAATTCACCTTCAGCTATACTGAAGTCGATGCCATGCAGCGCATTCCGGGCAAGGTTTGTGCCTGCCAAATATGTGTGGTGGACATTACGAAGCTTAATTAGCATATGGCATCCGCCAGCTCATCTATTGTGTGCGGTATATGCGGCAGCGTAAGCCCCGCATCGATCAATGCCCGGGCTATCAACTGAACCTGCGGTACGCCAACACCGATTCGGTATAGCGCCTCCGCATCGGCAAAGATATCGCAGGGCGCCCCATCCATAGCTGGTTCACCGCGTGACAGTACGACAACACGATCTGCGAGCAAAGCTTCATCGGGTACGTGCGTAATAAGCACTACCGTGATACCGCACTCGCGATTGAGTTTTTGTAGGGTTGCGATAACTTCATGGCTTCCCTTCGGATCGAGCATCGACGTCGCTTCATCGAGCACCAGATATTGCGGGCGCATAGCGAGCGCCCCGGCAATCGCGACGCGTTGTTTTTGCCCGCCGGAAAGTAGATGAGGGTCGTGCTGGGCAAAACAGCTCATATCAACAACCTCCAGCGCCTCATCGACGCGAGCACGAATCTCACCGGGTGGCAAACCGAGGTTCTCCGGACCGAAAGCGACATCTTCCCACACGCGTGCGGCAATGATCTGGTTATCCGGATTTTGAAATACCAGGCCGACCCGCTCACGAATAGTCCATATGACTTTAGGGTCGGCCGTTGAGAGACCGTCGACGACCACCGTGCCTGCCGACGGAACCAACAAGCCGTTTAGGTGGCGCGCAAATGTTGATTTACCCGAACCGTTCGCACCCAACAGCACCACAAATTCACCCTCGCGAATCGTAAGAGTGATATCGTTGAGCGCTTCTATTGCGCCATCGCCGGTATCGTACCGGTATGATACCTTATTAAACTCGATCATCTTTTACCAAACCAAACATATAAGATACAGGCATGCCGGCGTCATGCGTCACGCCCCAATGTAAGTGTAATATCTAGAGCAACGCCCCCCATACCATACCTGCAAACACAGCAAAGGCAAAAGCCGATACCGGCTCTTGCCTTTTAAATTGTAACGCTTATAAACAACGTCTTTAAGAATTTCTGCTGCGGGTTTTGCTAAACCAGCTCGATTAGTGCCATAGGGGCAGCATCGCCTTGGCGCGGGCCAAGCTTTAAAATTCTAGTATAGCCGCCATCACGTTCAGCATAGCGCGGGCCGATCTCAGCAAACAGCTTATGTACGGCTTCGCGGTCGCCAATAACCGCCAGAGCCTGGCGCCTCGCGTGAAGGTCGCCCCTCTTACCAAGGGTGATAACCTTCTCAACCATCGGCCGCAGCTCTTTTGCCTTAGCCTCGGTCGTCTGAACGCGCTCATGGATGATGACCTGGCGTGCTAAACCATTAAATATCGCTTTTCTATGGCTGGCACTCGTGCCAATTTTTCTACCCTTTTTTGCGTGCCTCATGTCTTCTCCTACTAACTCTGCTTCAGCGACAATCCAAGTTGCGCTAACTTTTCTTTAACCTCTTCAATCGACTTTGCGCCGAAGTTTCTAATCTTCATGAGCTCTTGCTCACTGATATCAACAAGCTGCTGAACGGTGTTAACACCCTCACGCTTCAAGCAGTTGTAAGAACGAACTGAAAGCTCGAGATCCTCGATTGGTGAATCGAGAGCTTTATCTCGCTCGCTCGCGCTCGATGCGAATATCGGTGTCGCTGCAAACTCGCTGGCCTGCTCCATGAACAAGCTCATGTGTTCGTTTACAATCTTGGCACCGATGCTAACAGCCTCAAATGGTGTAATGCTGCCGTTCGTCGTAACATTGAGAACAAGGCGGTCGAAATCGGTTCTCTGACCAACACGCGTATTCTCTACTGCATACGTCACGTTTTGCACTGGGCTGAAGATCGAATCGATCGGAACAACGCCGATGGCATCGTTCGGATTCTTATTACGCTCTGCGGTTACATAACCGCGCCCCGGCTCAACGGTCATTTCCATCTCAAGCTTACCGTCAGCATTTAAAGTGGCGATGTACTGGTCAGTGTTTACAACCTCTACTTCGGCCGGATACTCGATATCGGCAGCCGTAACTGTTGCTGGACCCTGTACGTTGATTCTGATGGTTGCCGGCTCCTCGCCATGTAGTCGTAAGACTATCTCTTTAAGGTTGAGGATGATATCGGTAACATCCTCTTTTACACCAGGTATTGTCGCAAACTCGTGCGCAACACGCTCGATTTTAACTGAAGTGATTGCGGCACCCGGTAGTGACGATAATAGTACTCGTCTTAGGGAATTACCTAAGGTGTAACCGAAGCCTCTCTCCAGCGGCTCAACCCTAAAGCTGGCCGTGTTGTCTTTTTGCTCCTCTACGGAGATACCCGGCTTACGGATATCTAACATTAATGAATTCCTCCTTAGCAACCATTACTTAGAATATAGCTCGACGATCATCTTTTCCTGAACAGGAATGTCGATGTCCTCGCGAGCTGGAACGCCGACGACTTTAGCGGTCATCGATCCCGCATCAGCGTCAAGCCAAGACGGAATAGCGGCTTTGTTCGCCGATTCTGCCGCCTCTTTCATGCGGGCGATGTCACCGAGAACGGTAACAACGTCGCCTTGTTTTACACGGAATGAAGGGATATCTACCCTTCTACCGTTAACGGCGATATGCCCGTGCCGGACCTCTTGCCTGGCTTCAGGCCGTGAGTTGGAAAACCCGATCCGGTAAATAACGTTATCCAGACGTGTCTCCAGAATCTGGAGCAAGTTCTCGCCGGTAACGCCTTTTCTTTTTGTCGCCAGCTGATAGTAGTTGGCAAACTGCTTCTCAAGCACACCGTAAATGCGCTTTGCTTTCTGCTTTTCACGCAGCTGCATATAATATTCCGATGGTTTATGCCGGCCGCGACCGTGCTCACCTGGTGGGAACGGGCGCCTCTCAACCGGACATTTATCGGTTAGACACTTATCGCCTTTAAGAAAGAGCTTCTGTGTCTCTCTCCTGCATAGTTTACAAACAGGTCCTGTATATCTCGCCATAGCCTTACACCCTTCTCCTCTTCCTCGGGCGGCAGCCGTTATGCGGAACCGGTGTTACGTCGGTGATACCGGCAACTTCAAGGCCGTTGGCCTGCAACGTCCTAATTGCCGTCTCACGACCCGCACCTGGACCCTTAACGTACACATCCACCCTCTTCATACCGTGCTCTTGCGCTTTCTTCGCACAAGACTCAGCTGCAACCTGAGCTGCAAACGGGGTGCTTTTACGAGATCCTTTAAAGCCTGAAGTACCTGCGCTCTCCCAGGCTATCGTGTTGCCCTGCTGGTCGGTTATTGTGACGATCGTATTATTAAACGTGCTCCTTATGTGGGCAGCCCCATGAACAACGTTCTTGCGCTCTCTGCGCTTTACTCTGCCCGTAGCTTTCTTCTTAGCCAAAAAGCCGTACCCTCCTTTGACAATAAGTCATAATCCTAGCCGTTATTATCTAAACTAAAATCCAAAATCTAGCGTTATGCTATCTTTTCTTCTTCGCACCAACGGTCCTACGTGGACCTTTTCTTGTGCGAGCATTCGTATGGGTGCGCTGACCCCGAACCGGAAGACCCCTGCGATGCCTCAGGCCGCGGTAACATCCGATCTCCATGAGACGCTTGATGTTTTGAGATACTTCGCGACGCAGATCTCCTTCGACTTTGAGGTTCTTGTCGATATAATCCCTTAAACGCATAACCTCATCTTCGGTCAGATTGCGAACCCGTGTATCCGAGTTTACCCCGGTAGCAGCAATAATCTCTTGCGCTGTTGAAAGACCTATCCCGTAGATATAGGTCAAACCAATCTCTACCCTTTTCTCTCTGGGTAGGTCTACACCGGATATACGTGCCAATTCTCTTCCTCCCTAACTAACCTCTTAAATATCGTGACGCTGTGCGTTTTAACGCACGAGCGATTATTACAGCGAGAGCTCATTTGTCAGAATTCAGAATCCAGAATAACTACAGAACTGCAGAATTCAGATACACTAGCTTACAGAGCTTGTCCTTATTCTGAATTCCGGCTTCAGGCTTCTGACCTCCGACTTAACTAACCCTGGCGCTGCTTGTGGCGCGGATTCTCACAAATAACGAGAACTTTTCCGTGCCGCTTGATAATCTTGCATTTCTCACAAATGCGCTTTACTGATGGACGTACTTTCATCGTTCTCTCCTACATAAATATATTCTATGATACAAAGCTTACGCTGCTGGTTCGATGTTCGACACTCGAACATCTGCTTTAGGCCCGCCACACCGCTTACGGCCTGAAGCCTGCAACGTTTGCTCGGCTCTCCTGAGCTTACCTGCACTACTTAAAACGGTACACGATCCTGCCCCGTGTTAGGTCATACGGGGATAATTCCACGACAACACGGTCTCCAGGCAAGATTCGGATATAATGCATACGCATCTTCCCGGAAATATGAGCTAGAACCTTATGCCCGTTGTCCAATTCAACCCTGAACATCGCGTTTGGCAAAGGCTCTATGACCGTACCTTCTACTTCTATTGCGTCTTCTTTTTTAGGCACCGTTCACTATCCTCCACGGAGTAGAGTCCAAAAGTGTATTATATCAAAATTAAATTATACCGTCTACAAGGTCGTTAATATGTACGGCCCCTCATCGGTAACAGCCACCGTATGTTCAAAATGGGCCGACAAACTCTTATCGGATGTAACGACCGTCCAGTTATCTGCAAGGATATTTACTTTGTAACCGCCGACGTTTACCATCGGCTCTATCGCAAGAACCATCCCTGGCTCCAATTTCGGGCCTCGTCCCGGATGCCCATAGTTGGGGATCTGGGGGTCTTCATGCATTGCCCGGCCTATACCGTGCCCCACAAACTCTCGCACTACCGAATACCCGGCCGATTCCGCTGTTTGCTGAATCGCGTATGAGATGTCGAACAGGTATTTTCCCACAACACACTCATCGATTCCGTCGTATAGCGAGCTTTTAGTAACATCGATCAGGCGTTGCGCTTCAGCCGAAATCTGCCCCACCGGGAACGTCGCTGCCGCATCGCCGAAATACCCATCAAGCTCGACACCGACATCAATACTGATGATGTCGCCCTCTTTAAGTATCCGCTTACCCGGAATGCCGTGAACGACTGTCTCGTTCGGTGAGGCGCAGATACTTCCCGGATATCCTCTATACCCTTTAAATGCCGGTATGCCCCCGGATTTGCGAATAAAATCCTCGGCAACCCGATCGAGCTTAATCGTTTCAACGCCCGGCTGTACCGTATTTTCAATGAGCTGTAATGTTTCAGCTACAATGCGCCCAGCTCGACGCATTGTAGCGATTTCATCTTTGCTTTTTCTAATAATCATACTGTCGCCGATAACACGCCCTTTACATCATCAAATACGGCATCAACCGATTTGCTTCCATCAATATCAATGAGCACGCCCTTATTCCTGTAATAGTCGATAAGCGGCGCCGTCTGGTTGTGATATACATCCAGACGGTTCTTGACCGTCTCTATCGTATCGTCGGCTCGCTGGTAGAGCTCACCGCCGCAATCGCATGCGCCCTCTTGCGCCGGTGGGTTAAACACCATATGATACGGCCGCTGGCACGTTTTACAGATGCGCCTGCCCGTAAGCCTGTTCAATAGCTCCTGGTCATCGACGGCGATGTTGAC
This window of the Candidatus Aquicultor sp. genome carries:
- a CDS encoding DNA-directed RNA polymerase subunit alpha — its product is MLDIRKPGISVEEQKDNTASFRVEPLERGFGYTLGNSLRRVLLSSLPGAAITSVKIERVAHEFATIPGVKEDVTDIILNLKEIVLRLHGEEPATIRINVQGPATVTAADIEYPAEVEVVNTDQYIATLNADGKLEMEMTVEPGRGYVTAERNKNPNDAIGVVPIDSIFSPVQNVTYAVENTRVGQRTDFDRLVLNVTTNGSITPFEAVSIGAKIVNEHMSLFMEQASEFAATPIFASSASERDKALDSPIEDLELSVRSYNCLKREGVNTVQQLVDISEQELMKIRNFGAKSIEEVKEKLAQLGLSLKQS
- the rpsK gene encoding 30S ribosomal protein S11, which gives rise to MAKKKATGRVKRRERKNVVHGAAHIRSTFNNTIVTITDQQGNTIAWESAGTSGFKGSRKSTPFAAQVAAESCAKKAQEHGMKRVDVYVKGPGAGRETAIRTLQANGLEVAGITDVTPVPHNGCRPRKRRRV
- the truA gene encoding tRNA pseudouridine(38-40) synthase TruA, which produces MRNIKLTLEYDGSKYSGWQKQQKQGVPTLQGVVDATLSTLLGEPIDSTVAGRTDAGVHAFGQVVNFRTTSDMPTRRIPYSMNAMLPNNIAIKEAEEVDPDFDARRDPRWREYHYYILNRSERSVFVPRFVHHEAKPLDVEKMDEAVQILHGRHDFTSFCNAISAAGLDNTERTVLEISCRRSADIVWAGKPLEGLLAIHVRAHAFLHNMVRIIAGTAIEVGLGILTPTEVESILVAKDRSRAGRTAPARGLTLVHVEY
- the map gene encoding type I methionyl aminopeptidase, with the translated sequence MIIRKSKDEIATMRRAGRIVAETLQLIENTVQPGVETIKLDRVAEDFIRKSGGIPAFKGYRGYPGSICASPNETVVHGIPGKRILKEGDIISIDVGVELDGYFGDAAATFPVGQISAEAQRLIDVTKSSLYDGIDECVVGKYLFDISYAIQQTAESAGYSVVREFVGHGIGRAMHEDPQIPNYGHPGRGPKLEPGMVLAIEPMVNVGGYKVNILADNWTVVTSDKSLSAHFEHTVAVTDEGPYILTTL
- the rpmJ gene encoding 50S ribosomal protein L36, which gives rise to MKVRPSVKRICEKCKIIKRHGKVLVICENPRHKQRQG
- a CDS encoding energy-coupling factor transporter ATPase, with protein sequence MLIKLRNVHHTYLAGTNLARNALHGIDFSIAEGEFVAIAGATGSGKSTLIQHFNGLLTPTTGTVFFSGKQIGIDIQPHEVRRDVGLLFQFPENQLFEETVARDVAYGLKNMGLSKGEIDTRVRDSLECIGLNYVRYSERSPLALSGGEKRLVAIAGVLAMKPRMLVLDEPTSGLDHNGRMHLIALLRSLNSTGTTIVMVNHDMDEIAENASRVVVLDNGEIIFDGAPADVFNRHEALTRIGLGIPHTVELVAKLRGRGLNVVPASPSVASTVEAVCASLKEKQCR
- a CDS encoding energy-coupling factor transporter transmembrane component T yields the protein MSVASGFTIGQYYPGDSIVHHADPRVKLVLVLLFSIAVFLIGNFTGFLVVAAAIVCIALIAELPLAFVVQGVRPLLFVLVFTVLIHIFTDNGPWLHLGPVYISVTGFWAGLLLGVRFIALVTGASFLTLTSTPIELTDAIESLLTPLKRIGLPAHELAMMMTIALRFIPILAVEADKIVRAQMSRGARFDARNPFTRANSYIPVLIPLLVNVFRRADELAEAMESRAYRGGEGRTRMRRLTLKASDIYAFSAVALIFAAIIAIGRMPLI
- the infA gene encoding translation initiation factor IF-1, whose translation is MPKKEDAIEVEGTVIEPLPNAMFRVELDNGHKVLAHISGKMRMHYIRILPGDRVVVELSPYDLTRGRIVYRFK
- the rpsM gene encoding 30S ribosomal protein S13, producing the protein MARISGVDLPREKRVEIGLTYIYGIGLSTAQEIIAATGVNSDTRVRNLTEDEVMRLRDYIDKNLKVEGDLRREVSQNIKRLMEIGCYRGLRHRRGLPVRGQRTHTNARTRKGPRRTVGAKKKR
- the rplQ gene encoding 50S ribosomal protein L17 — protein: MRHAKKGRKIGTSASHRKAIFNGLARQVIIHERVQTTEAKAKELRPMVEKVITLGKRGDLHARRQALAVIGDREAVHKLFAEIGPRYAERDGGYTRILKLGPRQGDAAPMALIELV
- a CDS encoding energy-coupling factor transporter ATPase, with protein sequence MIEFNKVSYRYDTGDGAIEALNDITLTIREGEFVVLLGANGSGKSTFARHLNGLLVPSAGTVVVDGLSTADPKVIWTIRERVGLVFQNPDNQIIAARVWEDVAFGPENLGLPPGEIRARVDEALEVVDMSCFAQHDPHLLSGGQKQRVAIAGALAMRPQYLVLDEATSMLDPKGSHEVIATLQKLNRECGITVVLITHVPDEALLADRVVVLSRGEPAMDGAPCDIFADAEALYRIGVGVPQVQLIARALIDAGLTLPHIPHTIDELADAIC
- the rpsD gene encoding 30S ribosomal protein S4; the encoded protein is MARYTGPVCKLCRRETQKLFLKGDKCLTDKCPVERRPFPPGEHGRGRHKPSEYYMQLREKQKAKRIYGVLEKQFANYYQLATKRKGVTGENLLQILETRLDNVIYRIGFSNSRPEARQEVRHGHIAVNGRRVDIPSFRVKQGDVVTVLGDIARMKEAAESANKAAIPSWLDADAGSMTAKVVGVPAREDIDIPVQEKMIVELYSK